One Streptomyces sp. L2 genomic window carries:
- a CDS encoding SigE family RNA polymerase sigma factor, with protein sequence MEQARAGEYDAFVAARWSVLFRLARLLTGGDRHRAEDLLQESLVKLWFVWPKIADEAPEAYVRTVLARAAARSARRRWWGERPMEELPEVAAAGDMSATVAERSRLETALARLSPRQRAAVVLRYYQDLPDRQVAEILGCPVGTARSHAARGVARLRLLLTDVIEPVG encoded by the coding sequence ATGGAGCAGGCTCGGGCCGGTGAGTACGACGCGTTCGTGGCGGCCCGCTGGTCGGTGCTGTTCCGGTTGGCCCGTCTGCTCACCGGGGGCGATCGGCACCGTGCCGAGGACCTGTTGCAGGAGTCACTGGTCAAGCTGTGGTTCGTCTGGCCGAAGATCGCCGACGAGGCGCCGGAGGCGTACGTGCGCACGGTGCTGGCGCGGGCCGCGGCCCGCTCGGCGCGACGCCGCTGGTGGGGCGAGCGCCCCATGGAGGAACTGCCCGAGGTGGCGGCCGCCGGCGACATGTCGGCGACCGTCGCCGAGCGCTCCCGGCTGGAGACGGCGCTCGCACGGCTGAGCCCGCGGCAGCGGGCCGCCGTGGTCCTGCGGTACTACCAGGACCTGCCCGACCGGCAGGTGGCCGAGATCCTGGGCTGCCCGGTGGGCACCGCCCGGTCCCACGCCGCGCGCGGGGTGGCCCGGCTGCGCCTGCTCCTGACCGACGTCATCGAACCGGTGGGGTGA
- a CDS encoding glycosyltransferase family 39 protein, giving the protein MRAAWRRCAPVLGLFGALKLAGFCSFMYLLSSAGDFRKKDPRFGGGAHAWDVLGTWDGWWYQQIALHGYDPKLVPVPGATGLITLEGNSAAFFPLYPALMRLTSQLTGLGPYGAGVLVSILASFAAALGIYAVAERFGGRRAGLAAAGLWAVWPGSGVEWAVYSDSLYVALAAWACHAVLSRRWLTAGVLTFAAGLNRPTAGALIAALGVAALLALRDRRDGVLRPLLSLALAPLGLLGYLGWVGHRMGDYGGYFALQKGAWAHTFDYGEQTFDVLTSVPVGHFGYLFAWPYADFIGVGVVFLAFVLLPLLLRLRPPAVLVVYTVLTLALVLGSQQIFCNVSRYLLPCFPLFLPLAVALRRLSLPVLCTVLTITALASGSYAGYALFELGVP; this is encoded by the coding sequence CTGCGGGCCGCCTGGCGCCGGTGCGCCCCGGTGCTCGGGCTCTTCGGTGCGCTGAAGCTGGCCGGATTCTGCTCCTTCATGTACCTGCTGTCGTCGGCCGGGGACTTCCGGAAGAAGGACCCGAGGTTCGGCGGCGGGGCGCACGCCTGGGACGTGCTGGGCACCTGGGACGGCTGGTGGTACCAGCAGATCGCGCTGCACGGCTACGACCCGAAGCTCGTCCCGGTGCCCGGGGCGACCGGCCTGATCACGCTGGAGGGCAACTCGGCGGCGTTCTTCCCGCTGTACCCGGCGCTGATGCGGCTCACCTCGCAGCTCACCGGCCTCGGCCCGTACGGCGCGGGCGTTCTGGTCTCGATTCTGGCCTCGTTCGCCGCCGCCCTCGGGATCTACGCCGTGGCCGAGCGGTTCGGCGGGCGGCGGGCCGGGCTGGCCGCGGCCGGGCTGTGGGCGGTGTGGCCCGGCTCGGGGGTGGAGTGGGCGGTGTACTCCGACTCGCTGTACGTCGCCCTCGCCGCCTGGGCCTGCCACGCCGTGCTGTCCCGCCGCTGGCTCACCGCAGGTGTCCTCACCTTCGCGGCGGGCCTGAACCGGCCCACGGCGGGCGCGCTCATCGCCGCGCTCGGCGTCGCCGCGCTGCTCGCGCTGCGCGATCGCCGGGACGGCGTCCTGCGCCCGCTGCTGTCGCTGGCCCTGGCCCCGCTCGGCCTGCTCGGCTATCTGGGCTGGGTGGGCCACCGGATGGGCGACTACGGCGGCTACTTCGCGCTCCAGAAGGGCGCCTGGGCGCACACCTTCGACTACGGCGAGCAGACCTTCGACGTGCTGACGTCCGTCCCCGTGGGCCACTTCGGCTACCTCTTCGCCTGGCCGTACGCGGACTTCATCGGCGTCGGGGTCGTCTTCCTGGCGTTCGTGCTGCTCCCCCTGCTGCTGAGGCTGCGCCCGCCGGCGGTGCTGGTCGTGTACACGGTGCTGACGCTGGCGCTGGTCCTGGGCAGTCAGCAGATCTTCTGCAACGTCTCCCGCTACCTGCTGCCCTGCTTCCCGCTGTTCCTCCCCCTGGCCGTCGCCCTGCGCCGCCTCAGCCTGCCCGTCCTGTGCACGGTGCTGACGATCACGGCCCTGGCGTCCGGCTCGTACGCGGGGTACGCGCTGTTCGAACTCGGCGTGCCCTAG
- a CDS encoding response regulator transcription factor: MTAEPIITLLIVDDHPVVRDGLRGMFESAPGFTVLGEAANGVEAVERATALGPDVVLMDLRMPGGSGVDAIRELTRRGARAKVLVLTTYDTDSDTLPAIEAGATGYLLKDAPRDELFTAVRAAAEGRTVLSPAVASRLVHAVRTPAGNGNEPLSAREREVLALVARGTSNREIARELFISEATVKTHLTHLYAKLGVNDRAAAVAVAYDRGILGRADRG, encoded by the coding sequence ATGACCGCTGAGCCCATCATCACCCTGCTGATCGTCGACGACCATCCGGTCGTACGGGACGGTCTGCGCGGCATGTTCGAGTCCGCGCCCGGTTTCACCGTCCTCGGCGAGGCCGCGAACGGCGTCGAGGCCGTCGAGCGGGCCACCGCCCTCGGCCCGGACGTCGTCCTGATGGACCTGCGGATGCCCGGTGGCTCCGGCGTGGACGCCATCCGTGAGCTGACCCGGCGCGGTGCTCGCGCCAAGGTGCTCGTCCTCACCACCTACGACACCGACTCCGACACCCTCCCGGCGATCGAGGCGGGCGCCACCGGCTACCTGCTCAAGGACGCCCCGCGCGACGAGCTGTTCACCGCCGTCCGGGCCGCCGCCGAGGGCCGTACGGTGCTCTCCCCGGCCGTCGCCTCCCGCCTGGTGCACGCCGTGCGCACCCCGGCCGGCAACGGCAACGAGCCGCTCTCCGCGCGGGAGCGCGAGGTCCTCGCCCTGGTCGCGCGCGGCACCTCCAACCGGGAGATCGCCCGCGAACTGTTCATCAGCGAGGCCACGGTGAAGACCCACCTCACCCACCTGTACGCCAAGCTGGGCGTCAACGACCGCGCCGCCGCGGTCGCCGTGGCCTACGACCGCGGCATCCTGGGCCGAGCCGACCGCGGCTAG
- a CDS encoding sensor histidine kinase, producing MTNDAHQPRASFDTWGPWALLAAGVVASAISARPVGMDRTGMTVCAALVPAAVVLQLIWGRVKRRRPGPSRTGVCLYLVRWAIAFVLTWANPFFAFYAVTGYYTAARELPHRLVLPGLFLTAITMAGSEIGGWPPHGLVLWVGFFLVLLVNMVMVSVFTRYALQEQNRSAVQAETITELERTNTALQQALEENAALHEQLLVQAREAGVADERRRLAAEIHDTIAQGLTGIIAQLQVVAGATDLATARTHLDRASALARHSLGEARRSVHNLAPVALEDTGLPEALKNTVTEWGERTGVRAEFTVTGTAEQLHDEVSATLLRIAQEALANAARHARAGRVGVTLSFMGDEVVLDVRDDGTGFDPAAVPARTRAGGFGLDGMRARAERIAGSLTVESEPGHGTAVSARVPLVRHDR from the coding sequence ATGACGAACGACGCGCACCAGCCCCGGGCCTCCTTCGACACGTGGGGGCCCTGGGCGCTGCTGGCCGCCGGTGTCGTCGCGTCGGCCATCTCCGCGCGCCCGGTCGGCATGGACCGGACCGGGATGACCGTCTGCGCCGCGCTCGTGCCCGCGGCGGTCGTGCTCCAGCTGATCTGGGGCAGGGTGAAGCGCCGGCGGCCGGGCCCGAGCCGGACCGGGGTCTGCCTCTACCTGGTGCGCTGGGCCATCGCCTTCGTACTGACGTGGGCCAACCCGTTCTTCGCCTTCTACGCGGTCACGGGCTACTACACGGCCGCCCGCGAATTGCCGCACCGCCTGGTGCTGCCCGGCCTGTTCCTGACCGCGATCACCATGGCCGGCAGTGAGATCGGCGGCTGGCCGCCGCACGGCCTGGTCCTGTGGGTCGGCTTCTTCCTGGTCCTGCTCGTCAACATGGTGATGGTGAGTGTGTTCACCCGGTACGCCCTCCAGGAACAGAACCGCTCCGCCGTCCAGGCCGAGACCATCACCGAACTGGAGCGCACCAACACCGCGTTGCAGCAGGCGCTGGAGGAGAACGCCGCGCTGCACGAGCAACTCCTCGTCCAGGCCCGGGAGGCCGGGGTGGCCGACGAGCGCCGCAGGCTCGCCGCCGAGATCCACGACACCATCGCCCAGGGCCTGACCGGGATCATCGCCCAGCTCCAGGTCGTCGCGGGCGCCACCGATCTGGCCACCGCCCGCACCCACCTGGACCGGGCCTCCGCGCTGGCCCGCCACAGCCTCGGCGAGGCCCGCCGCTCCGTGCACAACCTGGCCCCCGTGGCCCTGGAGGACACCGGGCTGCCCGAGGCCCTGAAGAACACGGTCACCGAGTGGGGCGAACGCACCGGGGTGCGCGCCGAGTTCACCGTCACCGGCACCGCCGAGCAACTGCACGACGAGGTCTCCGCGACCCTGCTGCGCATCGCCCAGGAGGCCCTCGCCAACGCCGCCCGGCACGCCCGCGCCGGCCGGGTCGGGGTCACCCTGTCCTTCATGGGCGACGAGGTCGTCCTGGACGTGCGCGACGACGGCACGGGCTTCGACCCGGCCGCCGTCCCCGCCCGCACCCGCGCCGGCGGCTTCGGTCTGGACGGCATGCGGGCCCGGGCCGAGCGCATCGCCGGCTCCCTCACGGTCGAGTCCGAGCCCGGTCACGGCACGGCGGTGTCCGCTCGCGTACCGTTGGTACGCCATGACCGCTGA
- a CDS encoding ABC transporter permease: MNTAVLRTEFRLFRREPGAVFWILLFPTLLLAILGSIPSFRDPDASLGGLRLIDTYVPVVVLVALITSGVQSMPQGVTGYRERGILRRMSVTPVRPSALLSAQMLVQGAAALGSAVLALAVGRLAFGVTLPKQAAGYLLALVLAVLAALALGSVVSAVSRTTKMANAIGTVVYFPMMFCAGVWLPVQAMPHLMARVVGLTPFGAAARALGEAAAGHWPGWDHLGVLALWTVLLTAAAARWFRWE; this comes from the coding sequence ATGAACACCGCCGTCCTGCGCACCGAGTTCCGCCTGTTCCGCCGCGAGCCCGGCGCCGTCTTCTGGATCCTGCTGTTCCCGACGCTGCTGCTGGCCATCCTCGGCTCGATCCCGTCGTTCCGGGACCCCGACGCCTCCCTGGGCGGGCTGCGGCTCATCGACACCTATGTGCCCGTCGTCGTCCTCGTCGCCCTGATCACCTCGGGCGTCCAGTCGATGCCTCAGGGCGTCACCGGCTACCGGGAGCGCGGCATCCTGCGCCGCATGTCGGTCACGCCGGTACGGCCCTCCGCGCTGCTGTCCGCGCAGATGCTGGTCCAGGGCGCGGCCGCGCTCGGCTCGGCGGTGCTCGCCCTCGCTGTCGGTCGGCTGGCCTTCGGCGTGACGCTGCCGAAGCAGGCCGCCGGCTACCTCCTCGCCCTGGTCCTCGCCGTGCTGGCCGCGCTCGCCCTGGGCTCGGTGGTCTCGGCCGTGTCCCGGACGACGAAGATGGCGAACGCGATCGGGACGGTCGTGTACTTCCCGATGATGTTCTGCGCGGGCGTCTGGCTGCCGGTGCAGGCCATGCCGCACCTTATGGCCCGGGTGGTCGGCCTGACCCCGTTCGGCGCCGCGGCCCGCGCCCTCGGCGAGGCGGCCGCCGGACACTGGCCCGGCTGGGACCACCTGGGCGTGCTCGCCCTGTGGACGGTGCTGCTGACGGCCGCCGCGGCCCGCTGGTTCCGGTGGGAGTGA
- a CDS encoding ABC transporter ATP-binding protein: MASVIEVTDLRKSYGGRAVVDGVSFAVEEGEIFGILGPNGAGKTTTVECVEGLRVPDGGRVRVTGLDPVADHAKVARVLGAQLQQSELQAKLTVREALELYAAFYPRPADWRHLAERLGLTEKLGSRFGKLSGGQQQRLFIALALIGNPRVVVLDELTTGLDPRARRDTWQLIEEVRAEGVTVLLVTHFMEEAQRLCDRIAVIDRGRIAALDTPSGIIRRSAGATVVSFTPSAPLDERDLAGLPALASIEHKDGRITLSGTDETVDAVLTLLARHRVTAHQLRVVDATLDDAFLDLTKEATA, encoded by the coding sequence ATGGCATCCGTCATCGAAGTCACCGATCTGCGTAAGTCGTACGGCGGCAGGGCCGTCGTGGACGGCGTCTCCTTCGCCGTCGAGGAGGGCGAGATCTTCGGGATCCTTGGCCCGAACGGCGCCGGCAAGACCACCACCGTGGAGTGCGTCGAGGGGCTGCGGGTTCCCGACGGCGGCCGGGTCCGGGTCACGGGGCTGGACCCGGTCGCCGACCACGCGAAGGTCGCCAGGGTCCTCGGCGCGCAGCTCCAGCAGAGCGAGCTGCAGGCCAAGCTGACCGTGCGGGAGGCGCTGGAGCTGTACGCGGCCTTCTATCCGCGCCCGGCCGACTGGCGGCACCTCGCCGAACGGCTGGGGCTCACCGAGAAGCTCGGCTCCCGGTTCGGCAAGCTGTCCGGCGGGCAGCAGCAGCGTCTGTTCATCGCCCTCGCGCTGATCGGCAACCCCAGGGTCGTCGTCCTGGACGAGCTGACCACCGGGCTCGACCCGCGCGCCCGCCGGGACACCTGGCAGCTCATCGAGGAGGTCCGGGCGGAGGGGGTCACCGTGCTGCTCGTCACCCACTTCATGGAGGAGGCGCAGCGGCTGTGCGACCGGATCGCGGTCATCGACCGGGGCCGGATCGCCGCCCTGGACACCCCGTCCGGGATCATCCGCCGCTCCGCCGGCGCGACCGTCGTCAGCTTCACCCCGTCCGCCCCGCTGGACGAGCGTGATCTCGCCGGGCTCCCGGCGCTCGCCTCCATCGAGCACAAGGACGGCCGGATCACGCTGTCCGGCACCGACGAGACCGTCGACGCGGTCCTCACGCTGCTCGCCCGCCACCGTGTCACCGCCCACCAGCTGCGCGTGGTGGACGCCACCCTCGACGACGCGTTCCTGGACCTGACCAAGGAGGCCACGGCATGA